One window from the genome of Thermococcus siculi encodes:
- a CDS encoding carboxypeptidase-like regulatory domain-containing protein, with translation MDRRRKARFLSLVLALFMLLAVVPGFTPGGMNAVTAQTYPTTIKIVGNATNCGAKLFQGFPYEIVMNISYLDTSGNVTDISSNVYAHLDYYNASSGSWIHVYDTPDPGFSVQHGNATIIINSTLSPGFVSDEYREIPQGITKIRVTLHDPVYNVTNSTEFDVLFPYIVTTNITSSVPYLNGTWMNDRAFKEIPFNLTVNVTYDSDAVACFGISIPSNVTVDITMPNGTVLSDLMSLSGGTGEKVYTYLKSSIPGTGNVVVTDTANGLVAPPEYFQVYDWTINFVVVGFSLVNPPYSWIPFNITGTINALTTLGGLGLYTLGVNDTLSLEILGTGYTGTATMTNGTAPFNMTDITLPAGTYNLQASLDSYTPTTIYGFNVAEWNITITPTINCTTCPSCTEFYAGVNQTLNITIEYPVEPYNITSIANYSILLNGIEVYTGTINVVNNTGSVVLPVNFPESGTVEIRVWDETYHPDYNSTTIPVSDWDLIGGYIVTQYPGTWYETYDSNFYVGIPGALNLTVLYNEPCPVNSTLNITVELPNGTVLNYYPVAVVDNNSVNFTVPEEFLFSEPGYVHVTITDESLNKTVTLDVPIKDWGIFVDVSPEELVENESTNVNVFVVESLYFDWPGTRDVNVTLELPDGYTVTKNLTLEANDDVYYGQGGYQGIVTFENVTPTIPGLGWVTVTDVLSGKTVRMPVEVKVPTDYVGTVVVATVTPEDSPVYAYIPNKLNIDIKYYVRDAQGGLTDEEHDHDARVIVYDADDMHTPIYNSTVHVPNGHYIMPPVTVPVNGIQNIVVEVIDLANNSVRSTAEIPVSQWNVTFDFATDGPVWKYVDNTLNVTVHVNGPDKAVNVSINGAPAGTYNDGDVIQVNLVDPQGTLTFNVIATYNGHQVGSDSYTITPEEWNVTFDFSVKDHATGIPELYQWFDGDLMGTVHVNGPNVPVNVTHVTWAWMMGTYYDGQNFGFGWSPVLDHDTWDFVATYNGHTVGTATLEYYGEPWETVVSAPSELYYLPDGYTNKNVEIGVDLEGLPEIITEGYNVTIELNVTLPNGTVMIKTVNGTNSTVFDLGDLTFNESGTITYLVAIYKYAWGSWSMIDSESGSIPIKLALNASILGTYYENIPVDVSISVDSISASPNLTITIEGTNYTISSDHDGPLVIPDVELPAGNYTVTIHDSSLNATIIRTLEVRGWDIYVTVNPDEITAGSVYNVDFTIDLKDYYGQPVAVNDKLNLLLEFSDTGIIPSGFYNLTYTITPSDMGHLERTLSVFSPVAGTFQVIVSDKYGKVNDTEQILVDQPNPNDLTYVYVNIRKQGSLSPPDEPVKLYWGLELGGVRKYFPVFNATISEDYSEAMFTLYPRTPFSLYVIAAPLNVTAPILTEGQTWAHKVVVQNDTITTYTKNVTVTPMDGGWDISVSVYKATLNNVTVDYYTYKPPSTPGVIELEPGSASVQGNAIYTGIDVETEHSEDYIFGPYETSNSTEITIVPNELTLELLDSTTLKPTQEGEHFTFKAMLSITNAEEQFDAQWTPFEGWLSSIPFLTDDEKEELVSEILDQIGDVSAVNGPVANETLDFHIDNTAIAYLDPTNATTDADGSATFMVYTKATGDMTPEELMNLMGAVKAWATYDSLISNDITVNFGGAGSISGDITDDSGMQIPGATVVVKMWNGTAWVNATDFAGNVLMAVSADDGHYSISNVPAAVEGTNYMVVATKGNLTGYAYVTVYPFATSTADVKLRGVSENSGFAVYPERVDNAETVYFVFNNLGTPDAFSASQYLSRTIPADVRTKSVLASEFDMDQVTANDVVISVGGPLVNPVTAAYEDMAPVHMAVNGSTITIVMPEGNLTWTAPKPWWNVTEGYFVIQMFEDDSGALVVTIYGTDADSTAAGAYYFLTEVYPNIDDYNGVSYLVGQWVDTEPDADIPLPGESQGDTSGFSANDEICIIAPAALATCAVPI, from the coding sequence ATGGATAGGCGCAGAAAAGCGCGCTTTTTGAGCCTGGTCCTGGCACTGTTTATGTTGTTGGCAGTGGTGCCAGGGTTCACACCAGGCGGAATGAATGCAGTGACTGCACAGACGTATCCAACAACCATCAAGATCGTGGGGAATGCCACAAATTGTGGGGCCAAGCTGTTCCAAGGGTTCCCCTACGAGATAGTGATGAACATATCGTACTTGGATACTTCAGGCAATGTGACTGATATAAGTAGCAACGTTTATGCCCACTTGGATTACTACAACGCCAGCAGTGGATCTTGGATACATGTGTATGATACTCCCGATCCTGGATTCTCGGTTCAGCATGGTAACGCCACAATTATCATCAACTCAACATTGAGCCCCGGATTTGTCAGCGATGAGTACAGGGAAATCCCACAGGGAATTACAAAAATAAGAGTTACACTCCACGATCCGGTATACAATGTAACCAACAGCACGGAGTTTGATGTGCTCTTCCCGTACATCGTTACAACGAACATAACAAGCTCAGTACCGTACTTGAATGGAACCTGGATGAACGACAGGGCCTTTAAGGAGATACCATTCAACCTAACGGTGAACGTTACCTACGACTCCGATGCAGTGGCGTGCTTTGGGATCTCAATACCCTCAAACGTGACAGTGGATATAACGATGCCCAACGGTACAGTTCTCTCTGACTTAATGTCCCTAAGTGGAGGAACCGGTGAGAAAGTCTACACTTACCTCAAGTCCTCGATTCCGGGAACTGGTAACGTGGTGGTTACCGACACGGCCAATGGGCTTGTGGCTCCTCCGGAGTACTTCCAGGTCTATGACTGGACAATAAACTTTGTCGTCGTCGGCTTCAGCTTGGTAAATCCGCCATATTCGTGGATTCCGTTCAATATAACCGGAACAATTAATGCGCTCACCACATTGGGCGGACTTGGACTGTACACACTGGGAGTCAATGACACTCTATCCCTTGAGATACTGGGTACAGGCTACACTGGAACTGCAACCATGACAAACGGAACGGCACCATTCAACATGACCGACATAACCCTACCCGCTGGTACATACAACCTCCAGGCCAGCTTGGACAGCTACACCCCGACGACCATCTACGGCTTTAATGTTGCAGAATGGAACATAACCATAACCCCGACCATAAACTGCACCACATGTCCCTCATGCACCGAGTTCTACGCCGGCGTCAACCAGACCCTTAACATAACCATTGAGTATCCGGTTGAGCCATACAACATTACCTCCATCGCCAACTACAGCATACTCCTAAACGGTATTGAGGTTTACACCGGAACCATAAACGTCGTCAACAACACGGGCTCGGTGGTTCTCCCCGTTAACTTCCCGGAGAGCGGCACCGTTGAGATACGCGTCTGGGATGAGACTTATCACCCCGACTACAACAGCACCACGATACCCGTGTCCGACTGGGACCTCATTGGAGGCTACATTGTTACCCAGTACCCTGGTACCTGGTACGAGACTTACGATAGTAACTTCTACGTGGGAATACCGGGAGCGCTTAACCTAACGGTTTTATACAACGAGCCCTGTCCGGTTAACTCCACGCTCAACATAACAGTGGAACTTCCAAACGGAACGGTTCTCAACTACTACCCGGTTGCAGTCGTAGACAACAACTCGGTCAACTTCACAGTTCCGGAGGAGTTCCTGTTCAGCGAGCCTGGATATGTCCACGTGACCATAACGGACGAGAGCCTCAACAAGACCGTTACCCTTGATGTCCCGATCAAGGACTGGGGAATCTTCGTCGACGTCTCACCCGAGGAGCTCGTTGAGAACGAGAGCACCAACGTCAACGTGTTCGTTGTTGAGTCACTGTACTTTGACTGGCCTGGAACCAGGGATGTTAACGTCACCTTGGAGCTTCCTGATGGGTACACGGTCACCAAGAACCTCACACTGGAGGCCAACGATGATGTGTACTACGGCCAGGGCGGCTACCAGGGAATAGTGACCTTCGAGAACGTAACTCCAACAATTCCTGGCCTTGGATGGGTCACAGTCACTGACGTCCTCAGTGGCAAGACTGTCAGGATGCCCGTTGAGGTTAAGGTCCCCACCGACTACGTTGGAACTGTGGTTGTTGCCACAGTAACCCCCGAGGACTCACCGGTCTACGCCTACATCCCGAACAAGCTGAACATAGACATCAAGTACTACGTTAGGGACGCTCAGGGCGGCCTCACTGACGAAGAGCACGACCACGACGCTAGGGTAATAGTCTACGACGCGGACGACATGCACACCCCCATTTACAACAGTACCGTCCACGTTCCAAACGGTCACTACATCATGCCTCCAGTGACGGTTCCTGTAAACGGCATCCAGAACATAGTCGTCGAGGTCATAGACCTGGCTAACAACAGTGTCAGGAGCACTGCTGAAATCCCTGTCTCCCAGTGGAACGTTACCTTTGACTTCGCCACTGACGGCCCTGTCTGGAAGTACGTTGACAACACCCTCAACGTTACCGTCCACGTTAACGGCCCAGATAAGGCAGTCAACGTCAGCATCAACGGAGCGCCTGCTGGCACATACAACGACGGTGACGTTATACAGGTTAACCTAGTCGATCCGCAGGGAACGCTTACCTTCAACGTCATCGCCACTTACAACGGTCACCAGGTTGGAAGTGACAGCTACACCATAACCCCGGAGGAGTGGAACGTTACCTTCGACTTTAGCGTTAAAGACCATGCGACTGGAATCCCGGAGCTCTACCAGTGGTTCGACGGTGACCTCATGGGAACGGTTCACGTTAACGGTCCGAACGTTCCGGTCAACGTCACTCACGTTACCTGGGCGTGGATGATGGGCACTTACTACGATGGCCAGAACTTCGGATTCGGATGGAGTCCGGTGCTTGACCACGACACTTGGGACTTCGTCGCCACCTACAACGGCCACACCGTGGGAACCGCTACCCTCGAGTACTATGGAGAACCGTGGGAGACCGTTGTCTCAGCTCCGAGCGAGCTCTACTACCTGCCCGATGGCTACACCAACAAGAACGTCGAGATCGGCGTCGACCTTGAGGGCCTCCCGGAGATAATCACCGAGGGCTACAACGTCACCATAGAGCTTAACGTCACGCTCCCGAACGGTACCGTCATGATCAAGACCGTTAACGGAACCAACAGCACGGTCTTCGACCTTGGAGACCTCACCTTCAACGAGAGCGGAACCATAACATACCTTGTTGCTATATACAAGTACGCTTGGGGTAGCTGGAGCATGATCGACAGCGAGAGCGGAAGCATCCCGATCAAGCTGGCACTCAACGCCAGCATACTTGGAACCTACTACGAGAACATCCCGGTGGACGTTAGCATAAGCGTCGACTCTATCTCTGCCAGCCCGAACCTTACAATAACGATCGAGGGAACCAACTACACGATCTCCTCCGACCACGATGGACCCCTGGTCATTCCGGACGTCGAACTTCCTGCCGGCAACTACACGGTGACCATCCACGACAGCTCGCTTAACGCCACGATAATCAGAACCCTTGAGGTACGCGGATGGGACATCTACGTTACCGTCAACCCCGACGAGATAACTGCCGGAAGCGTCTACAACGTTGACTTCACGATCGACCTGAAGGACTACTACGGACAGCCCGTTGCGGTTAACGACAAGCTCAACCTCCTCCTCGAGTTCAGCGACACCGGCATAATCCCGAGCGGGTTCTACAACCTCACCTACACCATAACTCCCAGCGACATGGGTCACCTGGAGCGCACTCTAAGCGTGTTCTCACCGGTCGCTGGAACGTTCCAGGTCATCGTCTCGGACAAGTACGGCAAGGTCAACGACACCGAGCAGATACTCGTGGACCAGCCCAACCCGAACGACCTCACCTACGTGTACGTCAACATCAGGAAGCAGGGTTCACTCAGCCCGCCCGACGAGCCGGTCAAGCTCTACTGGGGTCTTGAGCTTGGCGGAGTCAGGAAGTACTTCCCGGTCTTCAACGCGACCATCAGCGAGGACTACTCGGAGGCCATGTTCACGCTCTACCCGCGGACCCCGTTCAGCCTCTACGTCATAGCCGCTCCGCTCAACGTTACCGCCCCGATACTCACAGAGGGCCAGACCTGGGCCCACAAGGTCGTGGTCCAGAACGATACCATCACCACCTACACCAAGAACGTCACGGTCACCCCGATGGACGGTGGCTGGGACATCTCGGTCAGCGTTTACAAGGCGACCCTCAACAACGTCACCGTGGACTACTACACCTACAAGCCGCCTAGCACTCCGGGTGTCATCGAGCTTGAGCCAGGTTCAGCCTCGGTGCAGGGTAACGCCATCTACACCGGCATTGACGTGGAGACCGAACACTCCGAGGACTACATCTTCGGTCCCTACGAGACCTCCAACTCGACCGAGATAACCATCGTGCCAAACGAGCTCACACTCGAGCTCCTCGACAGCACCACGCTCAAGCCCACCCAGGAGGGCGAGCACTTCACCTTCAAGGCCATGCTCAGCATAACCAATGCAGAGGAGCAGTTCGACGCCCAGTGGACTCCGTTTGAGGGCTGGCTGAGCAGCATACCGTTCCTCACCGACGACGAGAAGGAGGAGCTTGTCAGCGAGATACTCGACCAGATCGGCGACGTCTCTGCCGTCAACGGACCGGTAGCCAACGAGACCCTCGACTTCCACATCGACAACACCGCAATAGCCTACCTCGATCCAACGAACGCCACCACCGATGCCGACGGAAGCGCCACCTTCATGGTGTACACGAAGGCCACCGGTGACATGACTCCTGAGGAGCTCATGAACCTCATGGGTGCCGTCAAGGCCTGGGCGACCTACGACAGCCTCATCAGCAACGACATCACCGTCAACTTCGGCGGTGCAGGCTCAATCTCCGGCGATATCACCGACGACAGCGGAATGCAGATTCCGGGTGCCACCGTCGTCGTCAAGATGTGGAACGGTACCGCATGGGTCAACGCCACCGACTTCGCCGGCAACGTGCTCATGGCCGTGTCAGCCGACGACGGACACTACTCAATAAGCAACGTCCCGGCTGCCGTGGAAGGCACCAACTACATGGTCGTCGCCACCAAGGGTAACCTCACCGGCTACGCCTATGTCACGGTCTATCCGTTCGCCACATCGACCGCCGACGTCAAGCTCCGCGGAGTCTCAGAGAACAGCGGGTTCGCGGTCTATCCTGAGAGGGTCGACAACGCCGAGACGGTCTACTTCGTCTTCAACAACCTCGGAACGCCCGACGCGTTCTCGGCCAGCCAGTACCTGAGCCGCACCATACCCGCGGACGTCAGGACGAAGAGCGTCCTCGCCAGCGAGTTCGACATGGACCAGGTTACAGCCAACGACGTCGTCATCTCAGTCGGTGGACCGCTGGTCAACCCGGTCACCGCCGCCTACGAGGACATGGCGCCGGTTCACATGGCCGTCAACGGAAGCACCATAACCATAGTCATGCCTGAGGGCAACCTCACATGGACCGCTCCGAAGCCGTGGTGGAACGTCACGGAGGGCTACTTCGTCATCCAGATGTTCGAAGACGACAGCGGCGCCCTCGTCGTGACCATCTACGGTACCGACGCCGACAGCACCGCCGCCGGAGCCTACTACTTCCTCACTGAGGTCTATCCGAACATCGACGACTACAACGGCGTTAGCTACCTCGTCGGACAGTGGGTCGACACCGAGCCCGATGCGGACATACCGCTTCCAGGAGAAAGCCAGGGCGACACCAGCGGCTTCAGCGCGAACGACGAGATCTGCATAATCGCCCCGGCCGCTCTGGCGACCTGTGCGGTCCCGATCTGA
- a CDS encoding sugar phosphate nucleotidyltransferase — MKALIMAGGYATRLWPITKDNPKALLPVGDRVILDYIIEKVKELEIETYISTNRFFEAQFRPYAEKHGIGLIVEDTLHEEEKLGTIGAMKKAVDELGLDDYLVIAGDNLFSFSLGDFLRAYDGRTLIAVYDVGDPELARRYGVVVLEGDRVISFEEKPPQPRSTLVSTGVYVFPREVMERIDDYLSNGNRDSPGYFLQWLLEKGEEIRAYRFSEYWYDIGSADSYLEALRTLLKESHVEEIQISPYAKIIPPVVIKRGAKILGRSMIGPYAYIGEECVIENSDISDSIIFRKTVIRNSTIWRSIIDEKCEIRNLELRKSLVGGHAKIQRGE; from the coding sequence ATGAAGGCCCTCATAATGGCCGGCGGCTACGCGACGAGGCTCTGGCCGATAACCAAGGACAACCCCAAGGCCCTTCTCCCAGTCGGGGACAGGGTCATACTCGACTACATAATCGAGAAGGTTAAGGAGCTTGAAATCGAGACTTACATCTCAACCAACCGCTTTTTCGAGGCCCAGTTCAGGCCCTACGCGGAGAAGCACGGCATTGGATTGATAGTGGAGGACACGCTCCACGAGGAAGAGAAGCTAGGAACCATAGGGGCCATGAAGAAGGCCGTCGACGAGCTGGGGCTGGATGATTACCTCGTCATCGCCGGTGACAACCTGTTCTCATTCTCCCTGGGGGACTTCCTGAGGGCGTACGACGGGAGAACCCTCATAGCCGTCTATGACGTTGGAGACCCAGAACTGGCCAGGCGGTATGGAGTGGTCGTCCTCGAGGGGGACAGGGTAATATCCTTCGAGGAGAAGCCGCCACAGCCCCGCTCCACTCTGGTCAGTACCGGCGTCTACGTCTTCCCACGGGAGGTCATGGAGCGCATAGACGACTACCTCTCGAACGGAAACCGCGATTCACCGGGCTACTTCCTGCAGTGGCTCCTTGAGAAGGGTGAGGAGATAAGGGCCTACCGCTTCTCCGAGTACTGGTACGATATAGGCTCAGCCGACAGCTACCTCGAGGCCCTGAGAACCCTCCTCAAGGAGAGCCACGTCGAGGAGATACAGATAAGTCCTTACGCCAAGATAATCCCGCCGGTCGTGATAAAGAGGGGTGCAAAGATTCTGGGGAGGTCAATGATAGGCCCCTACGCCTACATAGGTGAGGAGTGCGTCATAGAGAACTCCGATATAAGCGACTCCATAATATTTAGGAAAACCGTGATAAGGAACTCAACGATATGGCGCTCCATAATAGACGAGAAGTGCGAGATAAGGAACCTGGAGCTTAGGAAGAGCCTGGTCGGTGGGCACGCCAAGATACAGAGGGGCGAGTGA
- the hepT gene encoding type VII toxin-antitoxin system HepT family RNase toxin, which yields MEYDIERMTRLMAEAQNALQNIHELAGLDEEEFLKNKHYVSSAKYNLLVAIEACIDIAYHLISKNKLRLPRDYADSFRVLEENDIIDKELARRLILMARFRNRLVHIYWDVDDRMIYRIITENVGDIEEFLYNLRKKLREVD from the coding sequence TTGGAATATGACATAGAGAGAATGACCAGACTAATGGCAGAGGCCCAGAACGCCCTCCAGAACATCCACGAACTGGCAGGACTCGATGAGGAAGAGTTCCTGAAAAACAAGCACTACGTATCAAGTGCCAAGTACAACCTTCTGGTCGCCATCGAGGCCTGCATAGACATTGCGTACCACCTAATATCCAAAAACAAGCTCAGACTGCCAAGAGACTACGCGGACTCCTTTAGGGTTCTCGAAGAGAACGACATCATAGACAAGGAGCTGGCACGTCGTTTGATCCTGATGGCCCGTTTCAGAAACCGGCTCGTTCACATATACTGGGACGTGGACGATAGGATGATATACAGGATCATTACCGAAAACGTTGGTGACATTGAAGAGTTTTTATACAACCTCCGTAAAAAACTCCGAGAGGTGGATTGA
- the mntA gene encoding type VII toxin-antitoxin system MntA family adenylyltransferase antitoxin: MMEIYRLPGDKKEAIKEKLRKALIKRKEILFAYLHGSFLTDGPFRDIDVAVYVNGNIGRFYEEDLEEELTRLIGFPVDIRVLNDAPLTFRFRAIGGELLFSKDEKTRCRFEERTMAEYHDQSYYLELYRREALGI, encoded by the coding sequence ATGATGGAAATCTATCGGCTCCCCGGGGACAAAAAGGAGGCAATAAAAGAAAAGCTCCGGAAGGCTCTCATCAAGAGGAAGGAGATTCTGTTCGCCTACCTCCACGGTTCCTTCCTAACGGACGGTCCGTTCAGAGACATTGACGTCGCAGTCTATGTGAACGGCAACATAGGGAGGTTTTACGAGGAGGATCTGGAAGAAGAACTCACGAGGCTCATCGGTTTTCCAGTGGACATCAGAGTCCTAAACGATGCCCCCCTTACCTTCAGATTCCGGGCAATAGGAGGGGAGCTTCTCTTCTCGAAGGACGAAAAGACGAGGTGCCGCTTTGAGGAGAGAACGATGGCCGAGTACCATGACCAATCATATTACCTCGAACTTTACAGGAGGGAGGCACTTGGAATATGA
- a CDS encoding NAD-dependent epimerase/dehydratase family protein, giving the protein MKVLVTGGAGFIGSHLVDKLMESGSDVRVLDDLSAGSLDNIGRWMDNERFEFIRGDMRDLEVVKGAVGDVDAVFHLAANPEVRIGSQSPELLYETNVLITYNLLNAIRDSSVEYLVFTSSSTVYGDAEVIPTPEDYAPLEPISVYGAAKLAAEALISGYAHTFGFRALIFRLANIIGERSNHGVIYDFINKLRKNPEELEILGDGTQRKSYLHVSDTVEGMLHIFEHFRSGGKTVDFYNLGNDDWITVKEIAEIVSEGMGLKPKFRFTGGVDGGRGWKGDVKFMRLSIEKAKKTGWKPGLNSYEAVERTVRELLSTI; this is encoded by the coding sequence ATGAAGGTTCTCGTCACGGGCGGCGCTGGCTTCATAGGCTCCCACCTGGTTGATAAACTGATGGAATCTGGAAGTGATGTCAGGGTTCTCGACGACCTGAGCGCCGGCAGTCTGGATAACATCGGGCGCTGGATGGATAACGAGCGCTTCGAGTTCATAAGGGGCGACATGAGGGACTTGGAGGTCGTCAAAGGGGCCGTTGGGGATGTTGATGCTGTCTTTCATCTGGCCGCGAATCCCGAGGTCAGGATAGGTTCCCAGAGTCCGGAACTGCTCTACGAGACCAACGTCCTGATAACCTACAATCTCCTCAACGCGATAAGGGATTCCAGCGTTGAATACCTCGTCTTCACGAGTTCCTCAACGGTCTACGGCGACGCTGAGGTTATCCCAACCCCCGAAGATTACGCCCCTCTCGAACCGATAAGCGTTTACGGTGCCGCGAAGCTCGCGGCGGAGGCCTTAATCAGCGGCTACGCCCACACCTTTGGCTTCAGGGCTTTGATCTTCCGCCTGGCCAACATAATAGGCGAGCGCTCAAACCACGGCGTCATCTACGACTTCATTAATAAACTCCGGAAAAACCCCGAGGAGCTTGAGATACTCGGCGACGGGACGCAGAGGAAGAGCTATCTCCACGTGAGCGACACCGTTGAGGGGATGCTTCACATCTTCGAGCACTTCAGGAGCGGGGGCAAAACCGTCGACTTTTACAACCTGGGCAACGACGACTGGATAACGGTGAAGGAGATAGCGGAGATTGTGAGTGAGGGCATGGGGCTTAAGCCGAAGTTCAGGTTCACCGGAGGAGTTGACGGCGGCCGCGGCTGGAAGGGCGACGTCAAGTTCATGCGCCTGAGCATTGAAAAGGCCAAAAAAACCGGCTGGAAGCCGGGGCTGAACAGCTACGAGGCGGTGGAGAGAACGGTCAGGGAGTTGCTCTCGACGATCTGA
- a CDS encoding DUF4129 domain-containing protein, producing MAMRRVSVLIILLLIIGSLPVTSGKAVPEPTQRDVFLYEYFSQVLARFDYSLRYALANESYSVKLANLTLNELELIRDESLYYQEKGINATVMRVIPPFYDFASQLVLLTQLTLQFQRNPTPALASGILSTVDSMERTLGVIETMKLRNGTKVLTFNTAKVRTHLEAIRKMASKLPPQEGFVIGVSEDNPILNQTVTIFGSCPGNGSVTVVIEGEGSTSLLLVKPENGLFSTAYRFDELGTYGIYAVQGNETSNRVMVNVRKIPTAFIVDDSYSAFLNQTVLVSGRLVDFYGNPLGGREIVIGNSTLVTDPNGGFSKRYFSSRAASFKITLRFPGDDVHAGTTKTVKITFSRYPVSITLNGPTEVILGKTAMFTGTMEPSLALPVTIYVAGKKYLTLTPENGTFSFELKPNETGEFKIYAAFDGNERYGKATSNVLALRVLPPENMTPRYVAIAVLAVLMIIGIVIIERRKGGRKVPAGRKGTIPAEGTHTGGTGETSPISSSIEVPEDVGEAYTLLRERLRDAFGISESMTPREVLRVLRDWGLYPHLERVTLLHEKAVYGEMHLDPGEKAEFKAAMEALLGGVTA from the coding sequence ATGGCCATGAGAAGGGTTTCGGTTTTAATAATCCTCCTTCTAATCATCGGTTCCCTTCCGGTTACTTCTGGGAAGGCCGTTCCGGAGCCGACCCAGAGGGACGTCTTTCTGTACGAGTACTTCTCCCAGGTTCTGGCGAGGTTTGACTACTCCCTCAGGTACGCCCTCGCCAATGAGAGCTACTCCGTAAAACTGGCGAACCTCACGCTGAACGAGCTTGAGCTGATAAGGGATGAGAGCCTCTATTACCAGGAGAAGGGCATCAACGCCACGGTTATGCGTGTCATACCTCCATTCTACGACTTCGCGAGTCAACTCGTGCTCCTCACCCAGCTCACCCTCCAGTTCCAGAGGAACCCCACCCCTGCGCTCGCCTCGGGGATACTTAGTACGGTCGATTCCATGGAGCGAACCCTCGGCGTTATAGAGACGATGAAACTGAGGAACGGGACGAAGGTTCTGACCTTCAACACCGCCAAGGTGAGAACCCACCTCGAGGCCATAAGGAAGATGGCATCAAAGCTCCCCCCTCAGGAGGGGTTCGTAATAGGGGTTTCCGAGGATAACCCCATACTAAACCAGACGGTCACGATATTCGGCTCTTGCCCGGGCAACGGCTCAGTAACGGTTGTCATCGAGGGTGAGGGTTCCACCTCCCTGCTACTTGTCAAACCTGAGAACGGCCTCTTCTCGACGGCTTACCGCTTCGATGAGCTGGGCACCTACGGGATATACGCAGTCCAGGGGAACGAGACCTCCAACAGGGTCATGGTCAACGTGAGGAAAATCCCGACGGCTTTCATCGTCGACGACTCCTACAGCGCCTTCCTGAATCAGACGGTTCTCGTCTCCGGCAGGCTCGTGGACTTCTACGGCAACCCCCTGGGTGGAAGAGAGATAGTGATCGGAAACTCCACCCTCGTCACGGATCCCAATGGGGGCTTCTCGAAGAGATACTTCTCCTCCAGGGCCGCCAGCTTCAAAATAACCCTTAGGTTCCCCGGCGATGATGTCCACGCCGGAACTACGAAGACGGTCAAGATAACCTTCAGCAGGTACCCGGTTTCCATAACCCTGAACGGCCCCACCGAAGTAATCCTCGGAAAAACTGCCATGTTCACCGGCACAATGGAACCCTCCCTGGCACTTCCGGTGACGATCTACGTGGCCGGAAAAAAATACCTCACACTCACCCCTGAGAACGGAACCTTCTCCTTTGAGCTGAAACCCAACGAGACCGGTGAGTTTAAAATCTATGCGGCCTTCGATGGGAACGAGAGATATGGAAAGGCGACCTCCAACGTGCTCGCCCTCAGAGTCCTCCCTCCGGAGAACATGACGCCCCGATACGTTGCGATAGCCGTCCTCGCCGTTCTGATGATTATTGGCATCGTTATCATCGAGAGGCGGAAGGGCGGGAGGAAAGTCCCTGCCGGGAGGAAGGGAACCATCCCCGCCGAAGGAACCCACACCGGGGGCACCGGCGAAACTTCGCCGATTTCATCCTCAATCGAGGTTCCCGAGGACGTGGGTGAGGCCTACACCCTCCTCAGGGAGCGTTTGAGGGACGCCTTTGGAATAAGTGAGAGCATGACGCCTAGGGAGGTTCTGAGGGTTCTGAGGGACTGGGGCCTTTATCCACACCTCGAGCGTGTCACCCTGCTCCACGAGAAGGCCGTCTACGGTGAGATGCACCTCGATCCCGGCGAGAAGGCGGAGTTTAAGGCGGCCATGGAGGCCCTCCTTGGGGGTGT